The proteins below come from a single Aspergillus oryzae RIB40 DNA, chromosome 5 genomic window:
- a CDS encoding uncharacterized protein (predicted protein) codes for MSQYRNGGFISLLTRNGLACLGKKGRLHYVHVNPDGRQESDGDADDDDDVEESLPDATGSNNSPSPSSMIWRKGQKPHSLPASTSTNTSHNHQGERLGQSHRDSRHYSISSFNAVADSNETSPQSASYYAQTSAYECLSQPTDQPSNAFPAERDHYRLGPLKGVPETFSDASYTSDLQEACLIRYFVEKLAHWLTAHSSTPQTETDTSRSQSPAEQSGHMRQALKCRNNINGTVIFDGIPLPRLSEDSAIRYHNICISYLIEISKDPNEDYNEDVLTAATILRFYEQIDAPSIGTDTEAYLKAYTPKTTTPSTPPKQSTAQRTTPTSTPRPQSPSATPPASSPSGKKSGAHSCTNDPSGSPSPQRTTTTPSPQPATSSGPTASWSDTRRKHPGSKNGRVSRPSKHTGITINLFRINRFTMYHRNRRRGLISRLSGL; via the exons ATGAGCCAATACCGAAACGGAggtttcatttctcttctgaccAGAAATGGGTTGGCCTGCCTCGGAAAG AAAGGTCGACTTCATTATGTCCATGTGAACCCGGATGGTCGTCAAGAGAGCGACGGCGACGctgacgacgatgatgacgtcGAAGAGAGCTTGCCTGATGCCACAGGCTCTAATAATTCTCCATCCCCCAGCTCCATGATATGGCGAAAGGGCCAGAAACCACATTCACTGCCAGCATCTACCTCGACGAACACTAGCCATAACCACCAGGGAGAAAGGCTAGGCCAGAGTCATCGAGACTCGAGGCACTATAGCATTTCCAGTTTCAATGCAGTCGCTGACTCCAACGAAACGTCTCCACAGTCGGCATCTTACTATGCCCAGACTTCAGCATATGAATGCTTGTCTCAACCTACCGACCAACCCTCGAATGCTTTCCCAGCAGAGCGCGATCATTACCGCCTGGGGCCCTTGAAAGGCGTTCCCGAAACCTTCTCGGATGCCTCCTATACCAGTGATCTACAGGAAGCATGCTTGATACGCTACTTCGTGGAGAAGCTTGCACATTGG CTAACCGCCCACAGTTCGACTCCACAGACCGAGACCGACACTTCGCGCTCACAGTCCCCGGCCGAGCAAT CCGGCCACATGCGCCAGGCCCTAAAATGCCGCAACAACATCAACGGCACGGTCATCTTCGACGGGATCCCGCTGCCCAGACTCAGCGAAGACTCGGCAATCCGCTACcacaacatctgcatctcatACCTAATCGAGATCTCCAAAGACCCAAACGAAGACTACAACGAAGACGTACTAACAGCAGCGACCATCCTCCGCTTCTACGAGCAAATAGACG CCCCCTCAATCGGCACAGACACAGAAGCCTACCTCAAAGCC TACACACCCAAAACAACGACTCCTTCTACGCCGCCCAAACAATCCACGGCCCAACGCACGACACCAACATCCACTCCTCGCCCGCAATCTCCCTCCGCCACTCCGCCTGCCTCATCGCCCTCCGGCAAGAAATCTGGAGCGCATTCCTGCACCAACGACCCGTCCGGCTCCCCATCTCCCCAAAGAACGACTACAACGCCTTCCCCACAACCTGCGACTTCATCTGGGCCAACCGCATCCTGGTCTG ATACCCGACGCAAGCATCCCGGCTCGAAAAATGGAAGAGTCTCAAGGCCTTCGAAACACACTGGAATAACCATAAACCTCTTTCGTATAAACCGATTTACCATGTACCACCGGAACCGGAGAAGGGGTCTTATTTCCCGACTATCTGGCTTATGA
- a CDS encoding cytochrome P450 (cytochrome P450 CYP2 subfamily): MPGIYVLAAAGALALGVGYVVILPIIHYFYDPKGFRKYPNFAPLAGITDLPYCYLSSCGYRSKDLYEAHKNAPILRIGPNNLSFGRIGAVKDIYGHNTPCIKDIKYAMTWGSHTHLFDVIDKADHAAKRKRMSSAFAIKNSERWEHKVANVTGRLVKALDAHCTLPLLPGQTEPQAADVTLDYNKWINLFTIEAINLIALSSTLGLLEKGSDEVTAQRKDGTTYPARYRKSQDSTAHAQSLFVWDYKYFHWLSRLSKLVPKYRQMWKDGEPWGDVIYHQAVTRLQRYQSGEKLDDFFSSLMEDKAGHPNNLEWGEIVAEVGAIINAGADTTAIALTQVLDILIRHPKYLQRLREEVDSTLDADEVVAPYDKVKNLPFLRACLDEALRLIPPTSAGLPRRTPPEGAQILNEWIPGDTSVSMTSYSAHRDPEIFPVPEEYNPDRWMDLDNRKRMEPYFVPFSTGARGCLGRNITYLEQTVVLATLVHRYDFAVPANWKLGRFEAFNLIMGEMPMKIWRREKA, encoded by the coding sequence ATGCCTGGAATCTATGTTTTGGCTGCCGCTGGTGCTCTTGCCCTTGGGGTAGGGTACGTGGTCATTCTTCCTATCATACACTACTTCTACGATCCCAAGGGGTTTCGCAAATATCCAAACTTCGCACCCCTCGCGGGTATCACCGACCTTCCTTACTGTTACCTAAGCTCGTGTGGATATCGTTCCAAAGACCTATACGAAGCTCACAAAAATGCACCAATATTGCGCATTGGACCCAACAATCTTTCCTTCGGCCGTATCGGTGCAGTGAAGGACATATACGGGCACAACACCCCGTGCATTAAAGACATCAAATATGCTATGACATGGGGCTCTCATACACACCTGTTCGACGTGATCGACAAAGCGGACCATGCTGCGAAGCGAAAGCGCATGTCTTCTGCTTTCGCCATCAAGAACTCGGAGAGATGGGAACACAAAGTGGCCAACGTAACCGGCCGCCTTGTCAAAGCGTTGGATGCGCACTGTACACTCCCGTTGCTTCCTGGTCAGACAGAGCCGCAAGCGGCAGATGTCACGCTGGACTACAATAAGTGGATCAATTTGTTCACGATTGAGGCCATCAATCTCATTGCCCTTTCGTCCACACTAGGACTGCTAGAGAAGGGATCCGATGAGGTTACCGCACAAAGAAAGGATGGGACAACATACCCGGCTCGATATCGCAAATCCCAAGATAGTACCGCACACGCGCAGTCGCTTTTTGTTTGGGATTATAAGTACTTCCACTGGCTTTCTAGGTTATCAAAGCTGGTTCCCAAGTACCGCCAGATGtggaaagatggagagcCATGGGGCGACGTGATCTACCACCAAGCAGTTACACGGCTACAACGGTACCAGAGCGGGGAGAAACTAgatgatttcttctcctcactcATGGAAGATAAGGCAGGACACCCTAACAACCTCGAATGGGGTGAGATCGTCGCCGAAGTAGGAGCTATCATCAACGCCGGAGCCGATACCACAGCAATTGCCCTAACCCAAGTCTTGGATATATTGATCAGACACCCGAAGTACCTGCAAAGATTGCGGGAAGAAGTGGACAGCACCCTAGATGCAGACGAAGTGGTCGCACCATACGATAAGGTGAAGAACCTTCCGTTCCTGCGCGCTTGCTTAGATGAAGCATTGCGCCTGATCCCCCCTACATCAGCTGGACTACCCCGACGGACACCGCCGGAAGGAGCTCAGATATTGAACGAATGGATCCCGGGTGATACCAGCGTGTCGATGACAAGTTATTCGGCTCATCGGGATCCTGAAATTTTCCCTGTTCCCGAGGAATATAATCCGGACCGATGGATGGATTTGGACAACCGGAAGCGCATGGAGCCGTACTTTGTCCCGTTCTCGACGGGGGCCCGGGGGTGTCTCGGTCGGAATATCACGTATCTTGAGCAGACTGTTGTACTTGCGACACTGGTGCATCGGTATGACTTTGCGGTGCCGGCCAATTGGAAGCTCGGTCGGTTCGAGGCGTTTAACCTGATCATGGGCgagatgccgatgaagatctggcgaagggaaaaggcatGA
- a CDS encoding putative beta-glucosidase (beta-glucosidase-related glycosidases) → MVSGVFTKGVLLLGLLSGLALGQDEKPRYKDPSVPVEERVTDLLGRMTLEEKMSQLIQGDITNWMNETTGEFNLTGLEWSTKMRGGMFYVGYPVPWDYIADNVKKAQDYILQNTTLGIPAIVQTESLHGFLIGNATIYNSPIGFACSFNPELIEKMARLIGQEASALGVNHVMGPVVDLARELRFGRVEETYGEDPFLAGEIGYHYTKGIQSHNISANVKHFVGFSQPEQGLNTAPVHGGERYLRTTWLPSFKRAIMDAGAWSIMSAYHSYDGIPAVADYHTLTEILREEWGYKYWVTSDAGASDRVCTAFKLCRADPIDKEAVTLAILPAGNDVEMGGGSYNFETIIDLVNAGKLDIEIVNTAVSRVLRAKFEMGLFENPYNAAPASEWNKLIHTQEAVDLARELDRESIVLLENHDNALPLKKSGSIAVIGPMAHGFMNYGDYVVYESQYRGVTPLDGIKAAVGDKATINYAQGCERWSNDQSGFAEAVEAAKKSDVAVVVVGTWSRDQKELWAGLNATTGEHVDVNSLSLVGAQAPLIKAIIDTGVPTVVVLSSGKPITEPWLSNNTAALVQQFYPSEQGGNALADVLFGDYNPSGKLSVSFPHSVGDLPIYYDYLNSAREIGDAGYIYSNGTLEFGHQYALGNPKAWYPFGYGKSYSSFEYGAVKLDKTNVTEADTVTVSVDVKNTDATREGTEVVQVYVVDEVASVVVPNRLLKGFKKVVIPAGQTKTVEIPLKVQDLGLWNVRMKYVVEPGAFGVLVGSSSEDIRGNATFYVQ, encoded by the exons ATGGTTTCCGGTGTCTTTACGAAGGGGGTTCTGCTCCTGGGCCTCTTGTCGGGTCTGGCTCTTGGTCAAGATGAGAAGCCTCGCTACAAGGACCCCAGTGTTCCAGTGGAGGAGCGCGTCACTGATCTGCTGGGTCGTATGACGctcgaggagaagatgtctcAATTGATTCAGG GCGACATCACCAATTGGATGAATGAGACTACTGGAGAATTCAACCTCACGGGTTTGGAATGGAGTACGAAAATGAGGGGTGGAATGTTCTACG TCGGATATCCGGTGCCTTGGGATTACATCGCAGACAATGTCAAGAAAGCTCAGGACTATATTCTCCAAAACACGACTCTCGGGATTCCCGCCATTGTTCAGACAGAAT CTCTTCACGGATTCCTCATCGGTAATGCAACGATCTATAACTCTCCCATCGGGTTCGCATGCTCGTTCAACCCGGAG CTTATCGAGAAAATGGCACGCCTCATCGGTCAGGAGGCCTCAGCCCTTGGGGTTAACCACGTAATGGGACCAGTGGTTGATCTCGCCCGTGAATTGCGATTTGGAAGA GTCGAAGAGACGTACGGTGAAGACCCGTTCCTTGCAGGAGAAATTGGATACCACTATACCAAGGGCATCCAAAGCCACAATATCTCCGCCAACGTCAAGCACTTTGTGGGATTCTCCCAACCCGAACAAGGTCTCAACACTGCACCTGTCCACGGAGGAGAGAGATATCTGCGCACGAC TTGGTTGCCATCATTCAAGCGCGCCATTATGGATGCCGGAGCGTGGAGTATCATGAGTGCGTACCACTC ATACGACGGTATCCCCGCCGTAGCCGACTACCACACCCTCACCGAAATCCTCCGCGAAGAATGGGGCTACAAATACTGGGTAACCAGTGACGCCGGCGCCAGCGACAGAGTCTGCACAGCCTTCAAACTCTGCCGCGCGGACCCCATCGACAAGGAAGCCGTTACACTTGCCATCCTCCCAGCCGGAAACGACGTCGAAATGGGCGGTGGCTCATA CAACTTCGAAACGATCATCGACCTGGTCAATGCCGGCAAGCTCGATATTGAAATCGTCAACACGGCGGTATCCCGTGTGCTCCGTGCGAAGTTCGAAATGGGCCTCTTCGAGAACCCCTACAATGCTGCTCCGGCGTCTGAGTGGAACAAGCTCATCCATACTCAGGAGGCTGTTGATCTTGCCCGTGAGCTGGATCGGGAGTCGATTGTTCTGCTGGAGAATCATGATAATGCGCttccgttgaagaagagtggTAGCATCGCTGTTATCGGGCCTATGGCGCATGGGTTTATGAAT TATGGAGACTACGTCGTCTACGAAAGCCAGTACCGCGGCGTGACCCCCTTGGACGGCATCAAAGCCGCCGTCGGCGACAAGGCAACGATCAACTACGCCCAGGGCTGCGAACGCTGGAGCAACGACCAATCCGGCTTCGCCGAGGCAGTCGAAGCAGCCAAGAAGTCCGACGTAGCAGTCGTAGTCGTGGGTACCTGGTCTCGCGACCAGAAGGAGCTCTGGGCCGGTCTCAACGCAAC AACCGGCGAACACGTCGACGTAAacagcctcagcctcgtcGGCGCCCAAGCCCCCCTCATCAAAGCAATCATCGACACAGGCGTTCCCACCGTGGTCGTCCTCTCCAGCGGCAAGCCCATCACAGAACCCTGGCTCTCGAACAACACCGCCGCACTCGTCCAGCAATTCTACCCCTCCGAGCAAGGCGGAAATGCCCTCGCCGACGTCCTCTTCGGCGACTATAACCCCTCCGGAAAACTCTCCGTCAGCTTCCCGCACTCCGTTGGCGATCTGCCCATCTACTACGATTATCTGAACTCGGCGCGCGAGATCGGTGATGCTGGGTATATTTATTCGAATGGCACGCTGGAGTTCGGTCACCAGTATGCGCTTGGCAATCCCAAGGCGTGGTATCCCTTCGGGTATGGGAAGAGTTATTCGAGCTTCGAGTATGGGGCTGTGAAGCTTGATAAGACGAATGTGACGGAGGCGGATACGGTTACTGTTAGTGTTGATGTGAAGAATACGGATGCCACGAGGGAGGGCACGGAGGTTGTGCAGGTGtatgttgttgatgaggttGCGTCGGTTGTGGTGCCGAATCGGTTGCTCAAGGGGTTCAAGAAGGTTGTTATTCCTGCTGGGCAGACCAAGACGGTGGAGATTCCGTTGAAGGTGCAGGATTTGGGGCTGTGGAATGTGCGCATGAAGTATGTTGTTGAGCCTGGGGCTTTTGGTGTGCTGGTGGGAAGTAGCTCGGAGGATATTCGGGGCAATGCTACTTTCTATGTGCAGTGA
- a CDS encoding uncharacterized protein (predicted protein) has translation METAPLTLAHTHARNAVLETRKSNPVAASEEHDLAAGEFAAAAQKSSDREALRTLQLLEQHHKKLAQILRFQHENPPAAAPGTQQVTVESGGGKTDTQQHPPKLLGHARLPARETSSIASNLASARGIPSQPRRGSPVSPTVSSQQAGAKMTEGPAKIRTSEARLRERQAYATKERSNRTPSKQSWNPPAASPTDITSQQFVPPDAESSHPKDRQATSEEPFQRFYSTFEGLISKLSAPLAFAGLPLGSDVSEKADSARKTSADTKVDRQPAVSDRQSQPGDTDISRIFSRAALRAVRDSTGGGTGSTAESFYVVPTTGGTVSYAGILSRAEKEARRSSFEEGDEDFVDARETPPSPEMRQSMTGSKGRGSRGKDKLTSIQSPKTLEELQMENQALKHLTDTLSKRLHMWEVNAQSSSMALQQSLRAMHHQNVPSPEHFPQSTPAVASPIAPLPTPASADQEQRIRELEELIQQSEKELDKVGRENDKLRNVVGRYRDRWEKLKEGAKTRREGRSTADRNSYAEPSTPVRTGSTSTQKASETTQVQAEGAAENDTNSSNEPEVKNDSSS, from the exons ATGGAGACTGCACCGCTTACCTTG GCTCATACCCATGCACGAAATGCAGTTCTTGAGACCCGCAAGTCAAACCCAGTTGCCGCGAGCGAGGAACATGATCTGGCCGCGGGCGAGTTTGCTGCGGCGGCCCAGAAAAGCTCAGATCGTGAA GCCCTGAGGACGCTACAGCTTCTCGAGCAACACCATAAGAAGCTCGCCCAAATTTTGCGCTTCCAGCATGAGAATCCGCCCGCCGCTGCCCCGGGTACACAACAAGTGACAGTAGAATCAGGAGGAGGGAAGACGGATACACAGCAACACCCACCAAAGCTATTAGGACACGCTCGCCTACCGGCAAGGGAGACTTCATCAATCGCTAGCAATTTGGCATCAGCTCGAGGCATACCGTCGCAGCCACGCCGAGGTTCCCCGGTGTCACCTACAGTTTCCTCGCAGCAGGCAGGGGCGAAGATGACAGAGGGACCGGCAAAGATCAGGACCAGTGAGGCTAGATTACGAGAACGACAGGCCTATGCAACTAAGGAACGCTCCAATCGGACGCCATCTAAGCAGTCATGGAATCCACCTGCAGCCAGCCCTACCGATATTACCTCGCAACAATTTGTGCCTCCAGACGCCGAGTCGTCCCATCCTAAGGACAGACAAGCCACATCCGAGGAGCCATTTCAACGGTTCTATTCTACTTTTGAAGGACTTATCTCCAAACTATCTGCACCGTTAGCTTTCGCAGGCCTCCCTTTGGGTTCAGACGTGTCGGAAAAAGCTGATTCTGCCCGCAAAACATCAGCAGATACGAAAGTGGACCGTCAACCTGCAGTTTCCGATCGACAGAGTCAACCAGGGGACACAGATATCAGCAGAATATTTTCGCGCGCTGCCCTACGAGCTGTCCGAGATTCGACGGGCGGGGGGACAGGAAGCACAGCTGAATCGTTTTACGTCGTGCCCACAACGGGTGGAACTGTTTCCTATGCTGGGATCTTGAGCAGGGCCGAGAAGGAAGCCCGAAGAAGTAGCTTCGAAGAGGGCGATGAGGACTTCGTGGACGCTCGTGAGACGCCGCCATCACCCGAAATGCGTCAGAGCATGACGGGGAGCAAGGGCAGGGGCAGTCGCGGCAAAGACAAACTCACCAGCATCCAGAGCCCTAAGACTCTAGAGGAATTACAGATGGAAAACCAAGCTCTGAAACATCTGACTGATACTTTGTCCAAACGTTTGCACATGTGGGAGGTTAACGCGCAGTCATCTTCGATGGCCTTGCAGCAATCCCTGAGAGCAATGCATCATCAGAATGTCCCATCTCCAGAGCACTTCCCGCAGTCTACTCCTGCTGTCGCTTCACCTATCGCTCCTCTCCCAACGCCAGCCTCCGCAGATCAAGAGCAACGCATCAGAGAGCTCGAGGAACTGATCCAGCAGAGCGAGAAAGAGCTTGACAAGGTTGGTCGTGAGAACGACAAACTACGAAATGTCGTGGGAAGATACAGAGATCGGtgggagaagctgaaggagggTGCGAAAACTCGGCGAGAGGGTAGGTCAACTGCAGACAGGAATAGCTATGCAGAGCCTAGCACACCGGTTCGGACTGGCAGTACCAGCACACAGAAGGCCAGTGAGACCACGCAAGTGCAAGCCGAGGGAGCAGCTGAAAACGATACCAACTCAAGTAATGAACCTGAAGTCAAAAACGACTCTTCTAGCTGA
- a CDS encoding uncharacterized protein (predicted protein), which yields MKIKAQMAPWTGDTSCADYLPITQEIFRELSVLEKLTEGGCSSTPRFIDFLAFEQDDDDPVPDGYFVVFLLEKLPGVNLERIFSEFSLEKRNRVRIAFAKAFR from the exons ATGAAGATCAAAGCCCA GATGGCGCCTTGGACAGGGGACACATCCTGTGCTGATTATCTCCCGATCACCCAAGAAATCTTTCGAGAGCTATCTGTTTTGGAAAAGCTTACTGAGGGTGGTTGTAGCAGCACACCCCGCTTTATTGACTTCCTTGCTTTTGaacaggatgatgatgatcctgTCCCTGATGGATACTTTGTGGTGTTTCTCTTGGAGAAACTCCCTGGGGTAAACCTTGAACGGATATTCTCTGAATTCTCCCTTGAGAAGCGAAATCGAGTGCGGATAGCCTTTGCTAAAGCTTTTCGGTAG